The genomic window TGATTTCTATTTTTTTATATCCTTTTTCAACATGTTCTTCTTCATATTTTTGCCATTGATTATTTCCTTGTCTTAAGAAGAAACTTATTTTCATGTATGCTAAATTGTTTTCGTAATCATAATTAGACTGATGAACTTCAAATAAATCTTTTGTATCTTCAAAAATATAATAAGGCAAGTCATTCCAAACAGTAATCAATCCGTGAATAGTGTTCATATCAAACATAAAAACTCCATCATCATTCAACATATAATAAGCATTTTCAAAGACCTTTTTGAGATTATTTTTATCAATGATATAATTTAAAGAATCGAACCAACTGGTTATAATGTCGTATTTCTTATCAATTTTAAATTTTATTATATCTTGGACATAAAATTTTATATTGAGATTTTCTTCAAAAGATTTTTTTTTAGCGTTATCTATTTGCCCCTTGGATAAATCTACTCCTTCAACGTTAAAACCTTTTTTTGTTAATTCTCTACAAAAAGTACCTTCACCACAAGCAAGATCAAGAATACTATCGCATTTTTCTATGTAATTTTTTATTAAAAATGGAAAAATATCCGCAATATTTTTGCTGAATTTTAAATAATCTTTTTTATAAATTTTTGAAAAATTATCGTATAGATTCATTTATTATACCCCCTATAAAATATTGATTAAATATATTATAATATATAATGGTTTAATTTAGAATACTTGGAGGTGTTAATATGGCAGCTGAAGTTTATTTTGCAGATTTGAATGCAAGAAAACCACAAGATAACAAAGTTAATAAAATAAAAAAACTTTTTGAAAGGGCTGGTTTTGCTGATTTAATAGACGAAAACGATTTAACCGCTATTAAAATTCATTTTGGCGAAAGGGGAAATGATGGTTTTATTAACCCTATTTTTGTTAGACCTGTTGTGGATAAAATAAAAGAAGCAGGAGGTAAGCCTTTTGCTACTGATACAAATACTTTGTATAAAGGTGAAAGAAAAAATTCTGTAGATCATCTTGTTACTGCTACAGAACACGGTTTTGTTTATTCTGTTATTGGAGCCCCTATTATTATCGCTGATGGAATGTTGAGTAAAAATATTTCAGATGTAGAAATAAATCAAAAGCATTTTAAAACTGTTAAAATCGCTAGAGATATTGAAAATGCTGATAGCATGATTGTGATGTCTCATTTTAAAGGCCATAATTTAGCAGGTTTTGGTGGGGCTTTAAAAAACTTAGCTATGGGTTGTGCCCCAAGAGTAGGGAAGATGCAAGAACATTCTATGAGACCAAAAGTAGATAAAGAATTTTGTACTGGATGCCAAACATGTTTTAGGAATTGCCCTGAAGATGCTATACAAATGATTAATAGAAAAGCTCAAATTGATGTAAGAAAATGTATAGGCTGTGGAGAGTGCATGCAGGTTTGTCCTGAAGACGCTATCGGAGTTAACTGGAAAACTGAGGTAAAAGGTTTTATGGAAAGAATGACAGAATATGCTTATGGAGCAATAAAAAATAAAAAAGATAAAGTTGGATTCATAAACTTTGTTATGAAAGTTACTCCTGATTGTGATTGTGCACCTTGGTCAGATGCCCCAATAGTTCCAGATATTGGAATATTAGCTTCTAAAGACCCAATAGCATTGGACAAAGCTTGTTATGATCTTGTAAATAATCAACATGGTTTTGAAGGATCACAATTAAAATCTAATTTTGAGCCTGGAAAAGACAAGTTTGTAGGAATGAGAGAGGACTCTCAAGGGTATATTCAAATAAGCTATGGTGAAGAAATGGGAATAGGTACAACAGATTATAATCTTATAAAAATTTAAAATGATAGACGTTTACGGAGGTATATTTTTAGATATTTATGTAAATGGAGAAAAACCTCACGAAAAAAACATTGACATTTTTCCCGGAGGATCAGGATTCAATATCGCATTGGGATTATCTATATTGAATAATGATGTTAGATTTATTGGCAATATAGGTAATGATTTATTTAAAACAAAAATAAATGAAGAATTTGAGAAAAATAATATAAATATCGATTATCTGAAAATAAATGATGGGAAATCGGACGTTTTTATAAGTGAGAATGAAAAACCATTTGCTGTACAAAGAAAAAATAATGATTTAGAGATTGATATTCCAAAAAAATTATCCGAATATGCTTTTGTCAACTCAGAGATAAATCCTAAATCTTTGAACAGAATATTAGAATTAGATTATAGAATAATTTTTATAGATACTGGGCCAAGACATTTTTTATTAAATGAATATTATAAAAAGAAAAACCACTTTCTTATATCTAATTCTAACAATAATAATATAACCCATGAAAAATGTGATCTTTTAAAAATGGATTTAAAAGGATTCTGTTATAATAATAAATTTTATTCCAGTAATGGGAAAGAACTAACTTATAAATTTGGTACTGGTGATTTATTAGATGTTTTGGTAATTGATTCATTAATAAAGAATAATCTTAGTCACGAAAAACTAATGTCTTTTACAAAAATAATTGAAAATACTAACAAAATTAAAGGTGCGTTTAATAAAATATTATTATTAACCAAATAGAGATGGTAAACCATCTCTATTTTTTATGAGAAATATAATGAGAACCGAATTATTTCAAAAATGCTTAATCTTTAATTTTATTAATCTATTTAATAATAATTAAAGTTCATTATCTCTAAACCATTAAAAATCGCTCTTGAAAAATATATTAAAATATATTAAAATGAGAAGTGATTCAGAATATAATTTGTTCTTTTATTTAGATTAATTAAAGAGGTGATTTTAAAGTGAACGTTGGAATAATGGGAATGGGAATTTATATTCCAGATAATTATATTACATCAGATGAAATTGCTGAAAAAACTGGTATACCAGAATGGGTTATAAGAGAAAAATTTGGAGTTACAAAAAAACCTATTCCTGGTCAAAAAGATACAACAAGTTATATGGGAATTCAAGCAGCAAAAGAAGCCATTGAAGATGCTGGAATCAATCCTGAAGAAATCGACATAGTAATTTGGAATGGAGCACAGCATAAAGACTATCCTTGTTGGTTAGCGAGTTTGAAAGTTGCCGATGAAATAGGTGCAAAAAATGCTTGGGGTTTTGACATGGAAGCAATGTGTGGATCTATGATGGCTGGTATGGAGACAGCAAAATCACTATTATTGGGAAATAAAAAGTATAAAACTGCTTTATTAGTTAGTGGTTATAGAAATGGAGATTTAATAGATTACAATGTACCAGAAACATCTTTTATGTTTGATCTTGGAGCTGGCGGTGCAGCTATGGTTCTTAAAAAAGATTATAATAAGAACGTAATTTTAGGGACTGCATTTAAAGGAGACGGTGATTTTTCTGAAGATTGTGTGGTACCAGTTGGAGGAACAAAAAATTGGCCAATGAAGCCTGAAGATACAGACAAAATGCATTTTGTTATAGATGATGTTGACTCTTTTAAACAAAAACTTGGTGAAAGAACAATGCCTAACTTCTACTCTGTAATCAGAGAAGCTTTGGCAGAATCTGATAAAACCGATAAAGATATCGACTATTTAGCTATTTTGCATTTCAAAAAATCTTCTCATGATGCAGTTGTTAAAGAATTTAACCTAAATGAAGATCAAACTACTTATCTTCAAAATTATGGTCATATTGGACAGAACGATCAAATTTTATCATTGAAAATAGCACTTGAAGAAGGAAGACTTCATGATGGAGATAATGTAGTAATGGTTGGAGCAGGAATAGGTTTTGTTTGGGCTGCAGCTCATGTTCATTGGGGAGAATATAAAGGTTAATTAAAAATTAAAATACATTAGGAGGCATAATCATGAATAGAATGAAAGGTAAAGTTTGTGTAGTTACAGGTGGAGCAAGAGGAATTGGTTTATCAATAGTGACTAAAATGGCAAATGAAGAGGCTAAAGTAGTTTATGCAATTGATATGAATGGAGAAGCTTTAAAAGAAGTGGAGAAAGAATTTTCTAATGTAAAAGGATATGTTCTTGATGTTACTGATAGAAATTCAATTAAAGAATTTGTAGAAAATGTTAAAAATGAATATGGAAAAATAGATGTGTTGGTAAATAATGCAGGAGTTACAAGAGATGCATTGATTCAAAAAATGTCGGAAGAAGATTGGGATTTTGTTTTAAACGTTAATCTTAAAGGTGTTTTCAACATGACTCAAGCCATTGCACCAATAATGATTGAAAATGGTGAAGGGAACATTGTTAATATTTCTTCTATAGTTGGAGAAAGAGGAAATATTGGACAAACAAATTACGCAGCAACAAAAGGCGGAGTTATTTCAATGACATATACTTGGGCTAAAGAATTTGCAAGAAAAGGTGCAAATGTTAGAGTAAATGCTGTAGCTCCTGGATTTATAAAAACTCCTATGACAGAAAAAATGCCTGAAAAAGTATTAGACGCTATTACTAAAAAAGTAACTTTAGGTAGAATGGGAGAATCATCAGAAGTAGCAGATGCAGTATTTTTCTTAGCTTCAGATGAAGCGTCATATATTACAGGCCATGTATTAAGCGTAAACGGAGGAACAATATTATAAGAATTGCGAGGGGATAATGTATGTGGAAAAACGTATATAACGAAAAATTAGAGTCAATTGAAGAAGCAATATTATCACTACCAAAAACAGTTACTGTAGTCGTAGGGTTAGCAGCTTCAGAAGCACAAGGCTTTTTAAGTAATGTTCATAAATATAAAGACCATTTTGATTCATTAAGAGTTTTAACATGTTTAGATATGAAAGAATATCCTTTTTTCGAAAATAAAGAGTACGAAGGAAAGATGGTTAATCACTCATGGTTTTTTAGCCCTCCAACAAGGAAAGCAAGGGAAAATGGGCTTAAAACAGTAGACTATATTCCAAATAATCTTCACATGGCTGGAACAGATAAATTAGTTGCCGAGAAGAATGAAGGCAGAACATTGGTTTTTTGGGGAACTGTTTCACCAATGCATGAAGATAATGGTTTTTTCAGTTTAGGAATTTCTAATGTTTATGAAATGGAAGTTTTTGAACAAGCCGATAGAGTTATACTTGAGGTTAATGATCAAATGCCTTTTCTCCATGGTGAAACAGGAATACACATAAACCAAGCAGATGCTGTAGTTGAAAACAGTTGGGAAGTTCCTACACTACCTGCTGTGGAACCGACAGAAACAGAAGAAACAATTGCTCAATACATTGCTGATTTAGTTGAAGATGGTTCTACTATTCAAATTGGTATAGGTGGTATACCTAATGCTGTTGCAAAACTTTTGGACAATAAAAAAGATCTTGGAGTTCATACAGAAATGTTTACAGAATCTATGATAGATCTCTTTGAATGCGGAGCAATTAACAACACCAAAAAGACTCTTTGGAGAGGTAAATCAGTTTGCGCTTTTGCTTTAGGTTCTAAGAGAATGTACAAGTGGTTAAATGATAATCCGGGTGTATGGTTTATGAAA from Geotoga petraea includes these protein-coding regions:
- a CDS encoding class I SAM-dependent DNA methyltransferase encodes the protein MNLYDNFSKIYKKDYLKFSKNIADIFPFLIKNYIEKCDSILDLACGEGTFCRELTKKGFNVEGVDLSKGQIDNAKKKSFEENLNIKFYVQDIIKFKIDKKYDIITSWFDSLNYIIDKNNLKKVFENAYYMLNDDGVFMFDMNTIHGLITVWNDLPYYIFEDTKDLFEVHQSNYDYENNLAYMKISFFLRQGNNQWQKYEEEHVEKGYKKIEIKDLLTSVGFNEIYFYSSLNPLLPDLEESNRMYVVAIK
- a CDS encoding beta-ketoacyl-ACP reductase; this encodes MNRMKGKVCVVTGGARGIGLSIVTKMANEEAKVVYAIDMNGEALKEVEKEFSNVKGYVLDVTDRNSIKEFVENVKNEYGKIDVLVNNAGVTRDALIQKMSEEDWDFVLNVNLKGVFNMTQAIAPIMIENGEGNIVNISSIVGERGNIGQTNYAATKGGVISMTYTWAKEFARKGANVRVNAVAPGFIKTPMTEKMPEKVLDAITKKVTLGRMGESSEVADAVFFLASDEASYITGHVLSVNGGTIL
- a CDS encoding PfkB family carbohydrate kinase, giving the protein MIDVYGGIFLDIYVNGEKPHEKNIDIFPGGSGFNIALGLSILNNDVRFIGNIGNDLFKTKINEEFEKNNINIDYLKINDGKSDVFISENEKPFAVQRKNNDLEIDIPKKLSEYAFVNSEINPKSLNRILELDYRIIFIDTGPRHFLLNEYYKKKNHFLISNSNNNNITHEKCDLLKMDLKGFCYNNKFYSSNGKELTYKFGTGDLLDVLVIDSLIKNNLSHEKLMSFTKIIENTNKIKGAFNKILLLTK
- a CDS encoding acetyl-CoA hydrolase/transferase family protein yields the protein MWKNVYNEKLESIEEAILSLPKTVTVVVGLAASEAQGFLSNVHKYKDHFDSLRVLTCLDMKEYPFFENKEYEGKMVNHSWFFSPPTRKARENGLKTVDYIPNNLHMAGTDKLVAEKNEGRTLVFWGTVSPMHEDNGFFSLGISNVYEMEVFEQADRVILEVNDQMPFLHGETGIHINQADAVVENSWEVPTLPAVEPTETEETIAQYIADLVEDGSTIQIGIGGIPNAVAKLLDNKKDLGVHTEMFTESMIDLFECGAINNTKKTLWRGKSVCAFALGSKRMYKWLNDNPGVWFMKGHYVNDPYVIAQNDNMISINTAISVDLQGQVVSEAIGARQFSGTGGQLDTHRGAIKSKNGKGIIALRSTAKNGKISTITVAHPKGATISVPRHDVDYVVTEFGVAHLRGKSLSERVKLLISIAHPNYREQLKREAKEIGYIL
- a CDS encoding 3-oxoacyl-ACP synthase, which encodes MNVGIMGMGIYIPDNYITSDEIAEKTGIPEWVIREKFGVTKKPIPGQKDTTSYMGIQAAKEAIEDAGINPEEIDIVIWNGAQHKDYPCWLASLKVADEIGAKNAWGFDMEAMCGSMMAGMETAKSLLLGNKKYKTALLVSGYRNGDLIDYNVPETSFMFDLGAGGAAMVLKKDYNKNVILGTAFKGDGDFSEDCVVPVGGTKNWPMKPEDTDKMHFVIDDVDSFKQKLGERTMPNFYSVIREALAESDKTDKDIDYLAILHFKKSSHDAVVKEFNLNEDQTTYLQNYGHIGQNDQILSLKIALEEGRLHDGDNVVMVGAGIGFVWAAAHVHWGEYKG
- a CDS encoding DUF362 domain-containing protein; translated protein: MAAEVYFADLNARKPQDNKVNKIKKLFERAGFADLIDENDLTAIKIHFGERGNDGFINPIFVRPVVDKIKEAGGKPFATDTNTLYKGERKNSVDHLVTATEHGFVYSVIGAPIIIADGMLSKNISDVEINQKHFKTVKIARDIENADSMIVMSHFKGHNLAGFGGALKNLAMGCAPRVGKMQEHSMRPKVDKEFCTGCQTCFRNCPEDAIQMINRKAQIDVRKCIGCGECMQVCPEDAIGVNWKTEVKGFMERMTEYAYGAIKNKKDKVGFINFVMKVTPDCDCAPWSDAPIVPDIGILASKDPIALDKACYDLVNNQHGFEGSQLKSNFEPGKDKFVGMREDSQGYIQISYGEEMGIGTTDYNLIKI